In the genome of Streptomyces sp. V2I9, one region contains:
- a CDS encoding NAD(P)-dependent oxidoreductase, with product MGGLTIAVTGAAGMLGSHLVARLAADGHDVVGIDLRDDPRPPAGARHIVADIRDGAALARAFDGAHALVHCAAALPSYPVDQIRSITVDGTRAVLTAARRARVERVVHISSTAVYGLPKRVPTPEEHPREPVDPYSRAKAEAEEVCEEFRGRGMCLPVLRPKTFLGPGRMGLFSMLFEWAEERRNFPVLGRGDVRIQMFGMADLVDAVVLALHAPPEIADDVYNLGAAEFGTLREDFQAVLDAAGHGRRVVPLPAAPALAVLRTLERTKLSPVYGRLLFKLLDDSYVDITRATERLGFRPALSNQDAILGTYAWWRTQRRGGAPAPGAGRTSRDPWRQGALGLAKVFF from the coding sequence ATGGGCGGCCTGACCATCGCCGTCACCGGCGCCGCCGGCATGCTCGGCTCCCACCTGGTCGCCCGGCTCGCGGCCGACGGCCACGACGTCGTCGGGATCGACCTGCGCGACGACCCCCGCCCGCCCGCCGGGGCCCGGCACATCGTCGCCGACATCCGGGACGGGGCCGCGCTCGCCCGCGCCTTCGACGGGGCCCACGCGCTGGTGCACTGCGCCGCCGCCCTGCCCAGCTACCCCGTCGACCAGATCCGCTCCATCACCGTCGACGGCACCCGCGCCGTCCTCACCGCCGCCCGCCGGGCCCGCGTCGAACGGGTCGTGCACATCTCCTCCACCGCCGTCTACGGGTTGCCGAAGCGGGTCCCCACCCCGGAGGAGCACCCCCGCGAGCCCGTCGACCCGTACAGCAGGGCCAAGGCCGAGGCCGAGGAGGTCTGCGAGGAGTTCCGGGGGCGCGGGATGTGCCTGCCGGTCCTGCGGCCCAAGACCTTCCTCGGACCCGGCCGGATGGGCCTGTTCTCGATGCTCTTCGAATGGGCCGAGGAGCGGCGCAACTTCCCCGTCCTGGGCCGGGGCGACGTCCGCATCCAGATGTTCGGCATGGCCGACCTGGTCGACGCCGTGGTGCTCGCCCTCCACGCCCCGCCCGAGATCGCCGACGACGTCTACAACCTGGGCGCCGCCGAGTTCGGCACCCTGCGGGAGGACTTCCAGGCGGTGCTGGACGCGGCCGGACACGGCAGACGCGTGGTCCCGCTGCCGGCAGCACCGGCGCTCGCGGTCCTGCGCACGCTGGAGCGCACCAAGCTCTCCCCGGTCTACGGGCGGCTGCTGTTCAAGCTCCTCGACGACAGCTACGTGGACATCACCCGTGCCACCGAACGGCTCGGCTTCCGTCCCGCGCTCTCCAACCAGGACGCCATCCTCGGCACCTACGCGTGGTGGCGCACCCAGCGGCGGGGCGGCGCCCCCGCTCCCGGAGCCGGCCGGACCAGCCGGGACCCGTGGCGCCAAGGGGCGCTCGGCCTGGCCAAGGTCTTCTTCTGA
- a CDS encoding UbiA family prenyltransferase: MDITRPSPAPVRVVAVPPGPEPADLTPLPEAAAPTGLAPLPEPSYAGPLGHPPPAGVRQTRRNRPRDLLALLRPGQWVKNLAVVPLALLDTPAWGTAVLLRTGWAILGFTLASAVVYVVNDLADRERDRLHPVKRHRPIASGRVSPAAATVLTGLLALALTGWAVAGPAWQWWPTALYLALSLAYSQGLKHVPLVDAFIVATGFVLRLLQGALLIGTRPSEWLALCVFSLCLMLALGKRRHEMTAAGRAHRPALRGYTLAFLDHLVVLVAVLTAVSYVLYLRDDAALTAGASFVTLLSAPCAVFGLARYLQLLLVEEGGGNPVHVLFRDRSTLVNAALWALLVALALLLPHPSG; the protein is encoded by the coding sequence GTGGACATCACCCGGCCGTCCCCCGCGCCCGTGCGCGTGGTGGCAGTCCCGCCCGGACCCGAACCCGCCGACCTCACCCCCCTGCCCGAGGCAGCCGCCCCCACCGGCCTCGCCCCGCTGCCCGAACCCTCCTACGCCGGGCCGCTGGGGCACCCGCCCCCGGCCGGCGTACGGCAGACCCGCCGCAACCGGCCGCGCGACCTCCTGGCACTGCTGCGCCCCGGCCAGTGGGTCAAGAACCTGGCCGTCGTCCCGCTCGCCCTCCTCGACACCCCCGCGTGGGGGACCGCCGTCCTCCTGCGCACCGGCTGGGCGATTCTCGGCTTCACCCTCGCCTCCGCCGTCGTCTACGTCGTCAACGACCTCGCCGACCGGGAGCGGGACCGGCTGCACCCGGTCAAACGGCACCGCCCGATCGCCTCCGGCCGGGTCTCCCCGGCCGCCGCGACCGTCCTGACCGGTCTTCTCGCCCTGGCGCTGACCGGCTGGGCGGTGGCCGGACCCGCCTGGCAGTGGTGGCCCACCGCCCTCTACCTGGCGCTGAGCCTCGCGTACTCCCAGGGGCTCAAACACGTACCTCTGGTGGACGCGTTCATCGTGGCGACCGGCTTCGTCCTCCGGCTCCTCCAGGGGGCGCTGCTCATCGGCACCCGTCCCTCCGAGTGGCTGGCGCTCTGCGTCTTCTCGCTCTGCCTGATGCTGGCGCTCGGCAAACGCCGGCACGAGATGACGGCGGCGGGCCGCGCCCACCGCCCCGCCCTGCGCGGCTACACGCTCGCCTTCCTCGACCACCTGGTCGTCCTGGTCGCCGTGCTGACGGCCGTCAGCTACGTGCTCTACCTCCGCGACGACGCGGCCCTCACCGCCGGGGCCTCCTTCGTCACCCTGCTCTCCGCCCCCTGCGCCGTCTTCGGCCTCGCCCGCTACCTCCAGCTCCTCCTGGTCGAGGAGGGCGGCGGCAACCCCGTCCACGTCCTCTTCCGGGACCGTTCGACCCTCGTCAACGCGGCGCTGTGGGCGCTCCTCGTCGCCCTCGCGCTCCTCCTCCCGCACCCGTCCGGCTGA
- a CDS encoding glycosyltransferase family 2 protein, translated as MNRKHPLVSVVIPNYNYGRALELCLRAALAQTYQPLEVLLIDDCSTDDSVAVAEACGVRVISTGVNSGVATTRNTGAAHARGEIVVFVDSDVAMEPDAIANAVALLDSDPRIGAVCGTYDAEPLIRDSLIEEYRCLHQFYWLAETEGRIGTLHTAICAMPARVFAEIGPFNPRLRHTEDGDYAARICRSYEVHSSTAVRGRHDHDDTWRVVLRKVFHRTRLHIPLYVRRGDLPGGIATGPRAGASVAALLALATLPLGLIAAPWLLVPAALLALTLLADSALYRFVLRRRGPLFAAYFAFAHTVVNAVIAAGAGVGALQWLASRRFRRLYEPGAHLAPVRATP; from the coding sequence ATGAACCGGAAGCACCCCCTCGTCTCCGTCGTCATCCCCAACTACAACTACGGCCGCGCCCTGGAACTCTGCCTGCGTGCCGCCCTCGCCCAGACCTACCAGCCCCTGGAGGTGCTGCTCATCGACGACTGCTCCACCGACGACTCGGTCGCCGTCGCCGAGGCCTGCGGCGTCCGGGTGATCAGCACCGGCGTCAACAGCGGGGTCGCCACCACCCGCAACACCGGGGCCGCCCACGCACGCGGTGAGATCGTCGTGTTCGTCGACTCCGACGTGGCGATGGAACCGGACGCGATCGCCAACGCCGTCGCCCTGCTCGACTCCGACCCCCGCATCGGCGCGGTCTGCGGCACCTACGACGCCGAACCCCTCATCCGGGACAGCCTGATCGAGGAGTACCGCTGCCTGCACCAGTTCTACTGGCTGGCCGAGACCGAAGGCCGCATCGGCACCCTGCACACCGCGATCTGCGCCATGCCCGCCCGCGTCTTCGCCGAGATCGGCCCCTTCAACCCCCGGCTGCGCCACACCGAGGACGGCGACTACGCCGCCCGCATCTGCCGGAGCTACGAGGTCCACAGCTCCACCGCCGTCCGGGGCCGGCACGACCACGACGACACCTGGCGCGTCGTGCTGCGCAAGGTCTTCCACCGCACCCGGCTGCACATCCCGCTCTACGTCCGACGCGGCGACCTCCCCGGCGGCATCGCCACCGGACCCCGCGCCGGGGCCAGCGTCGCGGCCCTGCTCGCCCTGGCCACCCTGCCGCTCGGCCTGATCGCCGCGCCCTGGCTGCTCGTCCCGGCCGCCCTGCTCGCCCTCACCCTGCTCGCGGACTCCGCCCTGTACCGCTTCGTCCTGCGCCGCCGGGGCCCCCTGTTCGCCGCCTACTTCGCCTTCGCGCACACCGTGGTCAACGCGGTCATCGCGGCGGGCGCGGGCGTCGGTGCCCTCCAGTGGCTGGCCTCCCGCCGCTTCCGCCGGCTGTACGAGCCCGGCGCGCACCTCGCCCCGGTACGGGCCACACCGTGA
- a CDS encoding endonuclease/exonuclease/phosphatase family protein, whose product MTGTLAADSAAPADPEAPDAYPPPAREGDRRWPGRLLLAVAVLWALFVAARALLSGRWWVWNGLGLAPPVLHLLLPLALLIPAALVRHGRRAAVGVVLASLLLGSWQTGLHPGALLRGQPAVPPGALKVVSWNTFFWDQDSDTDAFYAYLKSHSADVYLLQEYQNARGDEPAPIDDLPRLRREFPGFHIATEGEFLTLSRFPVTSVRALRPDGLAPPDTSWADYWNIRVLRTDIDVDGETLSLYNTHLPDLLNVDRNPLNAAYHRSVRQLSDRRDRHFRALRDDLDANDHPVVLAGDLNVLPGTGDLRWFDGLRDAAEAGDSVHPATFPVSGPALWRLDWAFVSPRLDLHRQSVQDPPAVLSTHRLIELLLSPPAPGAAAPATEKDRS is encoded by the coding sequence GTGACGGGGACCCTGGCGGCCGACAGCGCCGCCCCCGCCGACCCGGAGGCGCCCGACGCGTACCCACCGCCCGCGCGGGAAGGGGACCGCCGGTGGCCCGGCCGGCTGCTGCTCGCCGTCGCCGTCCTGTGGGCCCTCTTCGTCGCCGCCCGCGCGCTCCTCAGCGGCCGGTGGTGGGTGTGGAACGGCCTCGGACTCGCCCCGCCCGTCCTCCATCTCCTCCTCCCGCTCGCCCTGTTGATCCCGGCCGCACTGGTCCGGCACGGGCGGCGGGCGGCCGTCGGCGTCGTCCTGGCCTCGCTGCTGCTGGGCTCCTGGCAGACCGGGCTGCACCCCGGCGCGCTGCTGCGCGGACAGCCCGCCGTGCCGCCGGGCGCCCTGAAGGTGGTCAGCTGGAACACCTTCTTCTGGGACCAGGACAGCGACACCGACGCCTTCTACGCCTACCTGAAGTCCCACTCCGCCGACGTCTACCTCCTCCAGGAGTACCAGAACGCACGGGGCGACGAACCCGCCCCGATCGACGACCTGCCCCGGCTCCGCAGGGAGTTCCCCGGCTTCCACATCGCCACCGAGGGGGAGTTCCTCACCCTGTCCCGTTTCCCGGTCACCTCCGTGCGGGCACTGCGCCCCGACGGGCTGGCCCCGCCCGACACCTCCTGGGCCGACTACTGGAACATCCGCGTCCTGCGCACCGACATCGACGTGGACGGCGAGACCCTCTCCCTCTACAACACGCACCTGCCCGACCTGCTGAACGTCGACCGCAACCCCCTGAACGCCGCCTACCACCGATCCGTACGGCAGCTCTCCGACCGCCGCGACCGCCACTTCCGGGCCCTGCGCGACGACCTCGACGCCAACGACCACCCGGTGGTGCTCGCCGGGGACCTCAACGTGCTGCCGGGCACCGGCGACCTGCGCTGGTTCGACGGGCTGCGGGACGCCGCCGAGGCCGGGGACTCGGTCCACCCGGCGACGTTCCCGGTGAGCGGCCCGGCGCTCTGGCGGCTCGACTGGGCGTTCGTCTCGCCCCGCCTCGACCTGCACCGGCAGTCCGTCCAGGACCCGCCCGCCGTGCTCTCCACCCACCGGCTGATCGAGCTGCTCCTCTCCCCGCCCGCCCCCGGGGCCGCCGCCCCGGCCACCGAGAAGGACCGGTCATGA
- a CDS encoding glycosyltransferase family 4 protein — protein sequence MTRRSTRSPRFDVTIVLTYYLPYTSGLTEVARTVAEGLAARGRRVAVVACRHDPDRPARETVNGVEVFRAPVAARLGRGVISPGFAPLAGRIARASRVVNVHLPMLEAGLVARLAGDTPVVATHHDDVWLAGGALAPLQVKAVDASVAGALRRSVAVVVNNADHAEHSRHWPLMRERRLLAIAPPCREREPAPAAFRETAGPHVGFLGRIAPEKGLHHLVDAFRTIPDPDARLLIAGDYSKVAGGSVVGALRTRAGDDPRIRFTGFLRDDQVAGFYASLDAFALPSVAEESFGISQAEAMMLGVPSVASDAPGMRVPVAETGFGRLFPPGDAHALAAALREVAAYPPERRAEGGRDARARYGPDHCLDAYDALFRDVGAPRGVRGAAA from the coding sequence ATGACCCGCCGCTCCACGCGCTCGCCCCGCTTCGACGTGACGATCGTGCTCACCTACTACCTCCCGTACACCAGCGGCCTCACCGAAGTGGCCCGCACGGTCGCCGAAGGGCTGGCCGCGCGGGGCCGCCGGGTCGCCGTCGTCGCCTGCCGCCACGACCCCGACCGCCCCGCGCGCGAGACCGTGAACGGCGTCGAGGTGTTCCGCGCCCCGGTCGCCGCCCGTCTCGGGCGCGGCGTCATCAGCCCCGGATTCGCCCCGCTCGCCGGACGGATCGCCCGCGCCTCGCGGGTCGTCAACGTCCATCTGCCGATGCTGGAGGCCGGACTCGTCGCCCGGCTCGCCGGGGACACCCCGGTCGTCGCCACCCACCACGACGACGTCTGGCTGGCCGGCGGCGCGCTCGCCCCGCTCCAGGTGAAGGCCGTCGACGCCTCGGTGGCCGGGGCGCTGCGCCGCTCGGTCGCCGTCGTCGTCAACAACGCGGACCACGCGGAGCATTCGCGCCACTGGCCGCTGATGCGCGAGCGCCGCCTCCTGGCCATCGCCCCGCCCTGCCGGGAGCGCGAGCCCGCGCCCGCCGCCTTCCGCGAGACGGCGGGCCCGCACGTCGGCTTCCTCGGCCGGATCGCCCCCGAGAAGGGACTGCACCACCTGGTCGACGCCTTCCGGACCATCCCGGACCCCGATGCCCGGCTGCTGATCGCGGGCGACTACTCCAAGGTCGCCGGCGGCAGCGTCGTCGGGGCGCTGCGCACCCGCGCCGGGGACGACCCCCGCATCCGGTTCACCGGTTTCCTCCGGGACGACCAGGTGGCGGGCTTCTACGCCTCGTTGGACGCGTTCGCCCTGCCGTCCGTCGCCGAGGAGTCCTTCGGCATCTCCCAGGCCGAGGCGATGATGCTCGGCGTCCCCTCCGTCGCCAGCGACGCACCGGGGATGCGCGTCCCGGTGGCGGAGACGGGTTTCGGCCGTCTCTTCCCGCCCGGCGACGCCCACGCCCTGGCCGCGGCCCTGCGCGAGGTGGCCGCGTACCCGCCGGAACGCCGTGCCGAGGGCGGCCGCGACGCCCGTGCCCGGTACGGGCCGGACCACTGCCTGGACGCCTACGACGCCCTGTTCCGGGACGTCGGGGCACCGCGGGGAGTCCGGGGAGCCGCCGCGTGA
- a CDS encoding endonuclease/exonuclease/phosphatase family protein → MTNPESPAGAVWAGAAVNAGGPPLWAAAAWAVFLAAHLALNGRWWFWLLPSLLPPPLFVAVPALLLVAAGATGDLAAGAVAGASLLLGVRQSGAVVRAPARGARRPPPGGAVRIVSWNTQHWCQTTDPEPFYAFLRGLDADVYLLQEYHHDRFDGTYRLIDDDRRLRANFPGHEAVIARGLITLSRLPVAAAVGTAARRTLRVDLEMPGDGRILATFNVHIPVQLRLISPLRADFYRAVRSRAADREQEYRGLLADVADCPHPALIAGDFNTTAAIGDSRRIARLGADAVALTGKVWPVSWQPRPGLRWWRLDWVLSTPGVRVHSYRFRDPRGLSDHCVQEVSVSLAEPGPRPPAGLRAHHHDEGTHHALPLPRQDRPAGQ, encoded by the coding sequence GTGACGAACCCGGAGAGCCCGGCCGGGGCGGTGTGGGCCGGTGCGGCCGTGAACGCGGGAGGCCCGCCGCTGTGGGCGGCGGCGGCCTGGGCCGTGTTCCTCGCCGCCCATCTCGCCCTCAACGGCCGCTGGTGGTTCTGGCTGCTGCCGTCGCTGCTGCCGCCGCCCCTGTTCGTCGCGGTGCCCGCCCTGCTCCTGGTGGCCGCCGGAGCGACGGGGGACCTCGCGGCCGGAGCGGTGGCGGGGGCGTCGCTGCTGCTCGGGGTCCGGCAGTCCGGCGCGGTGGTCCGCGCGCCGGCCCGCGGAGCGCGGAGGCCACCGCCCGGCGGGGCGGTGCGCATCGTCTCCTGGAACACCCAGCACTGGTGCCAGACCACCGACCCGGAGCCGTTCTACGCCTTCCTGCGCGGGCTCGACGCCGACGTCTACCTCCTCCAGGAGTACCACCACGACCGGTTCGACGGCACCTACCGGCTGATCGACGACGACCGGCGGCTGCGCGCGAACTTCCCCGGCCACGAGGCCGTCATCGCCCGCGGGCTGATCACCCTGTCCCGGCTGCCGGTCGCCGCGGCCGTCGGGACGGCAGCCCGCCGGACCCTGCGGGTCGACCTGGAGATGCCGGGCGACGGCCGCATTCTCGCCACGTTCAATGTCCACATCCCGGTACAGCTGCGGTTGATCAGCCCGTTGCGTGCAGACTTCTACCGCGCGGTCCGCTCACGGGCCGCCGACCGGGAGCAGGAGTACCGGGGACTCCTCGCGGACGTCGCCGACTGCCCCCATCCGGCCCTGATCGCGGGGGACTTCAACACCACCGCCGCCATCGGGGACTCCCGCCGCATCGCCCGCCTGGGCGCCGATGCCGTCGCCCTGACCGGGAAAGTGTGGCCCGTCTCCTGGCAGCCCCGCCCCGGTCTGCGCTGGTGGCGGCTGGACTGGGTGCTCAGCACACCGGGCGTCCGGGTCCACAGCTACCGCTTCCGCGATCCGCGCGGACTGTCCGACCACTGCGTCCAGGAGGTGTCCGTGTCGCTCGCCGAACCGGGCCCCCGGCCACCGGCCGGCCTCCGTGCCCACCACCACGACGAAGGAACCCACCATGCGTTACCGCTACCTCGGCAAGACCGGCCTGCGGGTCAGTGA
- a CDS encoding aldo/keto reductase yields the protein MRYRYLGKTGLRVSELCLGAMTFGREADETTSHALLDRFTEVGGTFVDTADIYSAGASEEILGRWLKRQRRDDVVIATKVRYGTGEGPNDRGLGRNHLIAGVEASLRRLGTDHIDLYQVHAWDPGTPLEETLATLDALVTSGKVRYIGASNFSGWQLQKAVDLSREHGWEPFTALQPLYNLLDRSAEWELLEVSRNEGLGVIPWSPLRGGWLSGAIRRGTGRPPAGTRVETAERLGWGESWSAYEGDERTWRVLDALHGVAGRTGLAVPVVALAWLLGRPGVTAPIVGARTPEQLETNLGAADLDLDPADAALLTAASDQVLPYPYSVIETDPELR from the coding sequence ATGCGTTACCGCTACCTCGGCAAGACCGGCCTGCGGGTCAGTGAACTCTGCCTGGGCGCCATGACGTTCGGCCGGGAGGCCGACGAAACCACCAGCCACGCCCTGCTGGACCGCTTCACCGAGGTGGGCGGCACCTTCGTGGACACCGCCGACATCTACTCCGCCGGAGCCTCCGAGGAGATCCTCGGCCGCTGGCTGAAGAGACAGCGCCGCGACGACGTGGTGATCGCCACCAAGGTGCGGTACGGCACGGGTGAGGGCCCCAACGACCGCGGACTGGGCCGCAACCACCTGATCGCCGGGGTCGAGGCGAGCCTGCGCCGGCTGGGCACCGACCACATCGACCTCTACCAGGTGCACGCCTGGGACCCCGGCACCCCGCTGGAGGAGACCCTCGCCACCCTGGACGCCCTGGTCACCTCCGGCAAGGTGCGCTACATCGGGGCCAGCAACTTCTCCGGCTGGCAGCTCCAGAAGGCCGTCGACCTCAGCCGGGAACACGGCTGGGAGCCCTTCACCGCCCTCCAGCCGCTCTACAACCTGCTGGACCGCTCCGCCGAATGGGAGCTGCTGGAGGTCAGCCGCAACGAGGGCCTCGGCGTCATCCCGTGGAGCCCGCTGCGCGGCGGCTGGCTGAGCGGCGCGATCCGGCGCGGTACGGGACGGCCGCCCGCGGGCACCCGCGTGGAGACCGCCGAACGGCTCGGCTGGGGCGAGTCGTGGAGCGCGTACGAGGGCGACGAGCGCACCTGGCGGGTGCTGGACGCCCTGCACGGCGTCGCCGGACGCACGGGCCTCGCGGTGCCGGTGGTGGCCCTCGCCTGGCTGCTCGGCCGCCCCGGCGTCACCGCCCCCATCGTGGGCGCGCGCACCCCGGAGCAACTGGAGACCAACCTGGGCGCCGCGGACCTGGACCTCGACCCGGCCGACGCGGCCCTGCTCACCGCCGCGAGCGACCAGGTGCTCCCGTACCCGTACTCCGTGATCGAGACGGACCCCGAGTTGCGCTGA
- a CDS encoding GntR family transcriptional regulator: MSADGGSTGSETGAGTRTARVPKYYRLKRHLLDMTDTMPPGTPVPPERTLAAEFDTSRTTVRQALQELVVEGRLERIQGKGTFVAKPKVSQALQLTSYTEDMRAQGLEPTSQLLDIGYVTADDTLAGLLDISAGGRVLRIERLRLASGEPMAIETTHLSAKRFPALRRSLVKYTSLYTALAEVYDVRLAEAEETIETSLATPREAGLLGTDVGLPMLMLSRHSVDGQGEPVEWVRSVYRGDRYKFVARLKRPAD, translated from the coding sequence ATGAGTGCCGACGGGGGCAGTACGGGGAGCGAGACCGGTGCCGGTACGCGCACAGCGCGCGTACCGAAGTACTACCGGCTCAAGCGGCATCTCCTCGACATGACCGACACCATGCCGCCGGGCACCCCGGTGCCGCCCGAGCGCACCCTGGCCGCCGAGTTCGACACCTCGCGGACCACCGTGCGCCAGGCCCTCCAGGAACTGGTCGTCGAGGGCCGCCTCGAACGCATCCAGGGCAAGGGCACCTTCGTCGCCAAGCCGAAGGTCTCCCAGGCGCTCCAGCTCACCTCGTACACCGAGGACATGCGCGCCCAGGGCCTGGAGCCGACGTCCCAGCTCCTGGACATCGGCTACGTCACGGCGGACGACACCCTCGCCGGACTGCTGGACATCTCGGCGGGCGGCCGGGTGCTGCGCATCGAGCGGCTGCGGCTCGCCAGCGGGGAGCCGATGGCGATCGAGACCACGCACCTTTCGGCCAAACGCTTCCCGGCGCTGCGCCGCTCTCTGGTGAAGTACACCTCGCTCTACACCGCGCTCGCCGAGGTGTACGACGTCCGTCTCGCCGAGGCGGAGGAGACCATCGAGACCTCGCTCGCCACCCCGCGCGAGGCGGGACTGCTGGGCACCGACGTGGGGCTGCCGATGCTCATGCTGTCCCGGCATTCGGTGGACGGCCAGGGCGAACCCGTGGAGTGGGTGCGCTCGGTCTACCGCGGTGACCGCTACAAGTTCGTGGCCCGTCTCAAGCGGCCGGCGGACTGA
- a CDS encoding sugar ABC transporter substrate-binding protein — protein sequence MKRKLIAAIGVAGMLVSVAACGSDDKKSSADPKDRKETLTVWLMGEAQSTWPELVKDVNAEFNKKYPGVTVKVQYQQWADKVKKLDTSLGGDKFPDVVELGNTETMQYILNGALGEIDPKKYENSDTWIKGLKDTCSFEGKTYCVPYYASARLAVYNKDMLKAGTGSDALPQTEDEFLAAMDKVAAELGKKDKRASSLYFPGRYWYAAMSYVAAYGGQIATYDEGSKEWKAALSTPEAQKGIQHFVDLVKKYNKADVTKDEQDHANVMANEKAAVIYGQAWEAGSVTTGENGNPKLEGKIATAGMPGPEGKALPSFIGGSDLATISKSKVQDLGEEWISLFTNAKSMEVLASKNILPNNEKQLEPLKQKPETAAIANAVPDAWFTPIAPGWASVEKEEVLQNMLLEIVKGASVADASKKADEKIDALINKES from the coding sequence GTGAAGCGCAAGCTCATCGCGGCGATCGGTGTCGCGGGCATGTTGGTTTCGGTCGCGGCGTGTGGTTCCGACGACAAGAAGTCGTCCGCGGACCCCAAGGACCGCAAGGAAACCCTGACCGTCTGGCTCATGGGCGAGGCCCAGTCCACCTGGCCGGAACTGGTCAAGGACGTCAACGCCGAGTTCAACAAGAAGTACCCGGGCGTCACGGTGAAGGTTCAGTACCAGCAGTGGGCCGACAAGGTCAAGAAGCTGGACACCTCCCTCGGTGGCGACAAATTCCCGGACGTCGTCGAACTCGGCAACACCGAGACCATGCAGTACATCCTCAATGGTGCGCTCGGAGAAATCGACCCCAAGAAGTACGAGAACTCGGACACCTGGATCAAGGGTCTGAAGGACACGTGCTCCTTCGAGGGCAAGACCTACTGCGTTCCTTATTACGCGAGCGCCCGTCTGGCGGTCTACAACAAGGACATGCTGAAGGCCGGCACCGGCAGCGACGCCCTCCCGCAGACCGAGGACGAGTTCCTCGCCGCGATGGACAAGGTCGCCGCCGAGCTGGGCAAGAAGGACAAGCGCGCCTCCTCCCTCTACTTCCCGGGCCGCTACTGGTACGCCGCGATGTCCTACGTCGCCGCCTACGGTGGCCAGATAGCCACGTACGACGAGGGCAGCAAGGAGTGGAAGGCCGCGCTCTCCACCCCGGAGGCCCAGAAGGGCATCCAGCACTTCGTCGACCTGGTCAAGAAGTACAACAAGGCCGACGTGACGAAGGACGAGCAGGACCACGCCAACGTCATGGCCAACGAGAAGGCCGCGGTCATCTACGGCCAGGCGTGGGAGGCCGGCAGCGTCACCACCGGCGAGAACGGCAACCCGAAGCTCGAGGGCAAGATCGCCACGGCCGGTATGCCCGGCCCCGAGGGCAAGGCCCTCCCGTCCTTCATCGGCGGCTCGGACCTCGCTACCATCTCCAAGTCCAAGGTCCAGGACCTCGGCGAGGAGTGGATCTCCCTCTTCACCAACGCGAAGTCCATGGAGGTCCTCGCGTCGAAGAACATCCTCCCCAACAACGAGAAGCAGCTCGAACCGCTGAAGCAGAAGCCGGAGACCGCCGCCATCGCCAACGCGGTGCCGGACGCCTGGTTCACGCCGATCGCGCCGGGCTGGGCCTCCGTGGAGAAGGAGGAGGTCCTCCAGAACATGCTCCTGGAGATCGTCAAGGGCGCCTCCGTCGCCGACGCCTCGAAGAAGGCCGACGAGAAGATCGACGCGCTGATCAACAAGGAATCCTGA